In Candidatus Defluviilinea proxima, a single genomic region encodes these proteins:
- the tatC gene encoding twin-arginine translocase subunit TatC, with protein sequence MRKFFQLLWRVVTFPFLLVFNILAFPFRMIGKANRFLNAELPEEEDRPLMDTFSNLVTEEQARESLWNHVEALRMHLLRIVIALVIGVGASFYFTIPLMDYLSGPVGGLEKLQAIQVTEEIGVFMQVALTSGLAIMLPYIAFEIWLFIAPGLRPRERKMGLAGIPLATILYLSGMAFTFYALLPYAIPFLGGFTKIAQFWAAREYFKFVTGLMLWIGLFFEFPLVVYILTSIGLVKPSILAQQWRLAVVIIAIIAAAVTPTVDAATMGLVMVPLTLLYFISIGLSYIAYAGRRKRIEESASEETKAE encoded by the coding sequence ATGCGTAAATTCTTCCAACTGCTTTGGCGGGTGGTCACCTTCCCATTCCTTCTCGTCTTCAACATTCTCGCCTTCCCCTTTCGAATGATCGGCAAGGCGAATCGTTTTTTGAACGCGGAATTACCCGAGGAGGAAGACCGTCCACTCATGGACACGTTCTCCAACCTCGTCACCGAGGAGCAGGCACGCGAAAGTTTATGGAATCACGTGGAAGCGCTCCGCATGCATCTTTTGCGCATTGTGATCGCTCTCGTTATTGGCGTGGGCGCGTCGTTCTACTTCACGATCCCGCTCATGGATTATCTCTCTGGCCCCGTAGGAGGACTTGAAAAACTACAAGCCATTCAAGTGACTGAAGAGATTGGCGTTTTTATGCAAGTAGCGCTAACGAGCGGTCTTGCCATTATGCTTCCCTATATCGCCTTTGAGATCTGGCTGTTTATTGCGCCGGGCTTACGTCCACGCGAACGCAAGATGGGTTTGGCCGGCATTCCGCTGGCAACAATTCTATATCTGAGCGGCATGGCTTTCACGTTTTATGCGCTTCTCCCATACGCCATCCCATTTTTGGGAGGTTTCACCAAGATCGCACAATTTTGGGCGGCGCGTGAATATTTCAAGTTTGTGACCGGGTTGATGTTATGGATCGGCCTATTCTTTGAATTTCCGCTCGTGGTGTATATTCTCACATCCATCGGGTTGGTTAAGCCGAGTATTCTGGCTCAACAATGGAGGTTGGCCGTTGTCATCATCGCCATTATCGCTGCGGCCGTAACGCCCACCGTGGATGCGGCAACCATGGGGTTGGTCATGGTTCCATTAACCTTGTTATATTTCATCAGCATCGGACTAAGTTATATCGCCTACGCCGGGCGTCGTAAGAGAATCGAAGAGTCTGCTTCAGAGGAAACAAAAGCCGAATAG
- a CDS encoding twin-arginine translocase TatA/TatE family subunit, whose protein sequence is MEILGIGAPEFVFIIIIALIVLGPKDMQKAGKTVGRWLNNLIRSDGWKVFQQTSHEIRTLPTKLMREANMEMMETEKEIRKAMDTTKAPASSLNRGLSHPQETEYTIQTPPATPPETKPDTDQHA, encoded by the coding sequence ATGGAAATTCTTGGCATTGGGGCGCCCGAGTTCGTATTCATTATTATTATCGCGCTGATCGTGCTTGGCCCCAAGGATATGCAAAAGGCAGGCAAAACCGTCGGCCGTTGGTTAAATAACCTCATCCGTTCTGATGGCTGGAAGGTCTTTCAGCAAACATCGCACGAGATCCGTACGCTTCCCACCAAACTGATGCGCGAAGCGAACATGGAGATGATGGAAACGGAAAAAGAGATCCGCAAAGCAATGGACACAACCAAAGCGCCCGCTTCTTCTCTTAACCGAGGCCTGTCTCATCCCCAAGAGACCGAATACACCATTCAAACTCCGCCTGCCACACCACCTGAAACCAAACCTGATACCGATCAACATGCGTAA
- the nusB gene encoding transcription antitermination factor NusB, with protein MKPRTRARALALQVLYEVDMANHPPAEVFKERLEEAPLTPELSDFARQIIFGILPITTLLDHAIAKYAPEWPFDQIAAIDRNILRMACWEFAVFHDTPVKVAINEAVELAKQYGSDSAPRFINGVLGSLAEHQHEIKQSLQEA; from the coding sequence ATGAAACCCCGCACCAGGGCACGCGCTCTTGCCCTGCAGGTACTTTACGAAGTAGATATGGCAAACCACCCTCCAGCCGAAGTATTTAAAGAACGGTTGGAGGAGGCGCCGCTTACCCCGGAACTTTCTGATTTTGCGCGCCAGATCATTTTCGGAATTCTCCCTATTACCACCCTTCTCGATCACGCCATCGCTAAATACGCCCCCGAATGGCCCTTCGACCAGATCGCCGCGATAGATCGTAATATTCTGCGGATGGCATGTTGGGAATTTGCAGTGTTTCACGATACGCCGGTCAAAGTGGCGATCAATGAAGCTGTAGAACTCGCTAAACAATATGGTTCTGATTCCGCTCCACGTTTTATTAACGGCGTGTTGGGCAGTCTCGCAGAACACCAGCATGAGATCAAACAATCCCTGCAAGAGGCATAG
- a CDS encoding Asp23/Gls24 family envelope stress response protein has protein sequence MTDTLTTGKTTVAPDVLVTIARSSALSVPGVSRMAQVTGGVNRLFKRGVHDGVRIEVEDNVVTADLYLILNKDVNIREVSRNVQQQVARALHEMIGMDIGGVVIHIEDIDYEGEVTSA, from the coding sequence ATGACAGACACACTAACAACCGGTAAAACCACAGTAGCACCCGATGTTCTCGTTACCATCGCGCGTTCATCCGCTTTGAGCGTGCCGGGCGTCAGCCGTATGGCACAAGTCACAGGTGGAGTGAATCGCCTCTTCAAACGCGGAGTACATGATGGGGTGCGCATCGAAGTTGAAGACAATGTTGTAACTGCGGACCTGTATCTCATCCTCAATAAGGATGTAAACATCCGCGAGGTCAGCCGCAATGTACAACAACAAGTGGCACGCGCCCTCCATGAAATGATCGGTATGGATATTGGCGGCGTTGTGATCCACATTGAAGACATAGACTATGAGGGAGAGGTAACCTCCGCATGA
- the fabG gene encoding 3-oxoacyl-[acyl-carrier-protein] reductase, which produces MTDTLTLENKVAVVTGGSRGIGRAVALELAARGAAVVVNYNSSPDAANAVVKQIEEAGGKAAAFQADVSDFKQAEGLIKFAVEKFGDLSILVNNAGITRDTLIMMMSEADWDAVISTNLKSTFNCSKAAVKHMMRKRTGRIINMSSIAGQMGNAGQVNYSASKGGQIAFTKSLAREVAARNITVNAIAPGFVDTEILDAMPSEVLEAAIKMVPLGRKGKPEEIAYAVAFLASDQAAFITGQVLSVDGGMAMM; this is translated from the coding sequence ATGACAGACACCTTAACGTTGGAAAATAAAGTTGCCGTTGTCACCGGCGGTTCGCGCGGCATCGGGCGCGCAGTGGCACTGGAACTCGCGGCACGTGGCGCGGCAGTGGTTGTGAATTACAACAGTTCACCCGATGCGGCTAATGCAGTTGTGAAGCAGATCGAAGAGGCAGGAGGCAAAGCCGCCGCCTTTCAAGCAGATGTATCCGATTTCAAACAAGCAGAAGGATTGATCAAATTCGCCGTCGAAAAGTTTGGTGACTTAAGCATTCTCGTCAATAATGCAGGCATCACACGCGATACGTTGATTATGATGATGTCTGAGGCCGATTGGGACGCAGTCATTTCCACGAATTTAAAGTCCACGTTCAATTGTTCAAAGGCCGCTGTCAAACACATGATGCGGAAGCGCACAGGACGAATTATCAACATGTCGTCCATTGCCGGGCAAATGGGGAACGCCGGGCAGGTCAATTACTCCGCATCCAAAGGCGGACAGATCGCCTTCACCAAGTCATTGGCCCGCGAAGTAGCCGCACGCAATATCACAGTCAATGCCATTGCACCGGGTTTTGTAGATACTGAGATACTGGATGCCATGCCATCCGAAGTGTTGGAAGCCGCCATCAAGATGGTGCCACTGGGCCGCAAGGGCAAACCAGAAGAAATCGCATATGCCGTTGCCTTTCTCGCCTCCGATCAGGCCGCGTTCATCACCGGTCAGGTGTTGAGCGTGGATGGCGGCATGGCAATGATGTAG